A single Chloroflexota bacterium DNA region contains:
- a CDS encoding ArsA family ATPase, whose amino-acid sequence MVIRTDGLNSQKVTMFCGKGGVGKTTSAAATALHHAASGKRTIIISTDFTPSLRDIFELDSSDKPAKVTENLYLDEIGYSDIKALWSKKFGSQVYDVFSSFVDIDYDEFTGFVATILPGIRDEFMVDYIREISESGEFERIVWDTAPAGQTLGLLRMPSIVNEHLKPAARIYSSLKTTQKMKRSVLGLIREWQQLSDKDMAFLKNEVEFNLVTIAEALAVHQLEDIFGEFNDYGLHINHIIVNQVVQGADSPFLHSKAQMQQRYILEVEDKYGANNSLLLPLFPYEIKGIERLKEVERRLFG is encoded by the coding sequence ATGGTAATAAGAACAGACGGACTGAACTCCCAGAAAGTCACCATGTTCTGTGGTAAGGGAGGTGTGGGCAAGACCACCTCTGCTGCAGCTACCGCTCTGCACCACGCTGCGTCTGGCAAGAGAACTATCATCATCTCCACTGACTTTACGCCCTCTCTGCGAGATATCTTCGAACTGGATTCTTCGGACAAGCCAGCCAAGGTCACTGAGAATCTGTACTTAGACGAGATCGGCTACAGCGACATAAAAGCGCTTTGGAGTAAGAAGTTCGGATCTCAAGTTTACGATGTATTCTCCAGTTTCGTTGATATCGACTACGATGAGTTTACGGGATTTGTTGCCACCATCCTTCCTGGGATCAGAGACGAGTTCATGGTTGACTATATCAGGGAGATCAGCGAATCTGGGGAATTTGAGAGAATAGTGTGGGATACTGCACCCGCAGGACAAACCCTGGGGCTCTTACGGATGCCATCCATTGTCAATGAACACCTTAAGCCCGCCGCCAGAATCTATTCGTCTTTGAAAACGACGCAAAAGATGAAACGCTCCGTTCTCGGATTAATCAGGGAGTGGCAGCAGCTTTCCGATAAGGACATGGCATTCCTGAAGAACGAGGTGGAGTTCAATCTTGTTACCATAGCGGAAGCCCTGGCCGTGCATCAGCTTGAAGATATATTCGGCGAGTTCAATGACTATGGCCTCCATATCAATCACATAATTGTCAATCAAGTGGTGCAGGGAGCAGACTCGCCGTTTCTTCACAGCAAGGCACAGATGCAACAACGCTACATCCTAGAGGTGGAGGACAAATACGGAGCTAACAACTCCTTGTTACTGCCCCTCTTCCCTTACGAGATCAAGGGAATAGAACGGCTAAAAGAGGTGGAGCGAAGGCTGTTTGGTTAG